A genomic window from Massilia sp. METH4 includes:
- the flhF gene encoding flagellar biosynthesis protein FlhF, translated as MNVKKFTAPTSREALRKVREALGPDAVILSNRPMDGVVEILALANDDAASLASPVDDAPPAAPHLELDDGFAAAPAPRPQASFAARPAAPMSRPAPEPVMAPRPSPAAAAPMARAPFAQAMQAAPQPVQPALDMASITALVAEAVTSAKANAAAEMHGMMSELRAMRGMMETQLAELSWGSAQQREPHKGAVLRELLAAGFSTTLARRLIDKLPAGRGADEALRWIRSVLARNIAAIANEDALIERGGVFALVGPTGVGKTTSTAKLAARCVMRHGPEKLALITTDAYRIGAHEQLRIYGKILGVMVHSVKDEADLRIALKELRNKHTVLIDTVGVSQRDQMVTEQVAMLQGTDVDVKRLLCLNATSTQETLTEVVRAYQGSGLAGSIITKLDEAASLGNVLDVVIRQKLQLFYVSNGQRVPEDLHLAQPAELVERAFRLKKDTNQFSDGDLPMLMAAAGNDAMREVHLG; from the coding sequence ATGAACGTCAAGAAATTTACCGCGCCCACGTCGCGTGAGGCGCTGCGGAAGGTGCGCGAAGCGCTGGGGCCGGATGCGGTGATCCTGTCGAACCGCCCGATGGATGGCGTGGTCGAGATCCTGGCCTTGGCCAACGACGACGCCGCCTCGCTGGCCAGCCCGGTGGACGATGCGCCGCCGGCAGCGCCGCACCTGGAGCTGGACGACGGCTTTGCCGCCGCGCCGGCGCCGCGCCCACAGGCATCGTTTGCTGCACGTCCCGCCGCGCCGATGAGCCGGCCCGCGCCGGAGCCCGTGATGGCTCCGCGCCCGAGCCCGGCGGCAGCCGCGCCGATGGCGCGCGCCCCGTTCGCCCAGGCGATGCAGGCCGCGCCGCAACCGGTGCAGCCGGCGCTGGACATGGCGAGCATTACGGCGCTGGTCGCCGAGGCCGTCACTTCCGCCAAGGCCAATGCCGCCGCCGAGATGCACGGCATGATGAGCGAGCTGCGCGCCATGCGCGGCATGATGGAAACCCAGCTGGCCGAATTGTCGTGGGGCAGCGCGCAGCAGCGCGAGCCGCACAAGGGCGCCGTGCTGCGCGAGTTGCTCGCTGCCGGCTTCTCCACCACGCTGGCGCGCCGCCTGATCGACAAGCTGCCCGCCGGCCGTGGCGCCGATGAGGCGCTGCGCTGGATCCGTAGCGTGCTGGCGCGGAACATCGCCGCCATCGCCAACGAAGACGCGCTGATCGAGCGCGGCGGCGTGTTCGCGCTGGTGGGCCCGACGGGTGTCGGCAAGACCACCAGCACGGCGAAACTGGCGGCCCGCTGCGTGATGCGCCATGGCCCGGAAAAGCTGGCGCTGATCACCACCGACGCCTACCGTATCGGCGCGCACGAACAGCTGCGCATTTACGGCAAGATCCTCGGCGTGATGGTACATTCGGTCAAGGATGAGGCCGATCTGCGCATCGCCCTGAAGGAGCTGCGCAACAAGCACACGGTGCTGATCGACACGGTCGGCGTCAGCCAGCGCGACCAGATGGTCACCGAGCAGGTAGCGATGCTGCAAGGCACCGATGTCGACGTCAAGCGGCTGCTGTGCCTGAACGCCACGTCTACCCAGGAAACGCTGACCGAGGTCGTGCGCGCCTACCAGGGCAGTGGCCTGGCCGGCAGCATCATCACCAAGCTGGACGAGGCCGCCTCGCTGGGCAATGTGCTCGACGTGGTGATCCGCCAGAAGCTGCAACTGTTCTATGTGTCGAATGGCCAGCGCGTGCCGGAAGACCTGCACCTGGCCCAGCCGGCCGAGCTCGTGGAGCGCGCGTTCCGGCTGAAGAAGGATACCAACCAATTTTCGGACGGCGACCTGCCGATGCTGATGGCGGCCGCCGGCAACGATGCAATGCGCGAGGTGCACCTTGGGTAA